A window of Sedimentibacter sp. MB31-C6 genomic DNA:
CTAGACTTTTAGCTTTACTGTTCATTTAAATCCTCCTTGTACTATTATTTAATAAATTCAAAATAATTATAATTTATAATCGTCAAAAAATAGTCAAATAATATCGTTTTCATTTTGCTATATTATTAATTCTCCATTATTAAAACAATAGTTTTTTTGACTTAATTATTTCATATGCTTTTTTAATATCTATACTTAAATTTCTATCCTCGTCCAAAAAAGGTATATCGTTTCTAATTATCCTATATGCCTCTTTTGTAACCTTTCCCATTCTAATATTTCCTCTCAAATCAACAGCTTGAGCGGCATGAATGGCTTCTATACCTAAAATATATCTTATATTATCAATTATTTTCCTCACCTTATCAGCTGCCAAAGGAGCATTACTAGCATGATCTTCTATATTGCCTGCTAATGAATATTGGTCTATAGATGATGGATTTGCTAACATCCTATTTTCAGCATCTAAATATGCAAATGGTTTTTGAATAGTTCCATATGCAATTGTTTTTGCTTCATTTGGAGTTAAAAACCTCGTAAGTTTCGTGAATGAAGGATCAGATAATTTGATCATCCTATTACATGATAATTTTGATAGATGACATAAGGCAATTCCTAACATTTCAACACCTAGTACTAAGGATGTTATTTCAAAGTTTGCACTTACAGATACTCTTTTTTCATCAGCTACTATACATGGATTGTCATCAGTAACATTAATTAAAACAGCTAATTTTTCTTTAATATAATCTAATGCATCATAAACTGCTCCATTAACAGCAAACGAACACCTAAAGCTTAATGAATCTTGTAATGCTCTATCTTTATGAGGTTCATATAAATAACTACCCGTTAAATATTCCCTGCATTTTTTTGCACACTTAATTTGTCCTTTTAACTTTCTAAGATTATTTACACTCTCATCTAAAGATTGTACAACACCATTAAGACCCTCCATACCTAAACAATAGATGATATTTGACATTTCTACCAATTCTTCTGTTTCTTTAACAAGCATCCCTATAAAAGCTTCACTCTGAGCATTTGAAGAAACTATACTTAATCCATCTTTAGGCCCTAATACAGCTGGATACATCCCTTCTATTAACATAGCATCCTTTGAATTTATTATTTTTCCTTTATAACTTACTTCTCCCTCACCTATTATTGATAAGCCTATATGAGACATAGTTGTAATATCACCTTCACCAATAGACCCTCTTCTTGGTACCCTAGGATGTATACCTTTATTTAAGAAGTCTTTATAATGTTCTAAGATTTCTATTGAAACACCTGATGAACCACATAATGCTGTGTTTAATCTTATTAACATCATAGCTCGAACTTCTTCATCTGTACTATATGGTTCTACTCCTAGACTATGACTGTTTAAAAGATTTCTGTTATATGTTTCAAAAAAATCTACATCAAACTCCTTATCCTTATTCCAGCCAACGCCTCTGTTTAAACCATACACAGCTTCTCCCTTAGCTGCTAAATCAAAAAGTATTTGTCTGGCCTTTTTGGCTTTTTCTAATGCTTTTTCATCAATTTCAACTTGCCTGTTATTATATGCAACATCATATACATCATCAAGGCATAAGTCTATACCGTTTAAAATTAATTTTTCCATTTAAAATCCTCTCTATCTGTATTTATTCACCTAGAAACATTTCTTATAATTACTTCTGGTGTTGCAGGATATGTAGTTATGTTAGTATCAAGTGCAAAATTAATTGCATTTAAGACTGCTGGACCTGGTGCAACTGCTGCTATTTCACCTACACTTTTAGCCCCATAAGGTCCAAAAGGTTCATTTCCTTCAATAGTCATCACTCTTACTTCTGGCATTTGAGGTGCATTTATCATATGGTATTTAGAAAAATTAGTTGATTTAACATAACCCTTTTCATCAATTTTAATTTCTTCTAAAAGAGCCATACCTAAACTAAATTGAGCTCCTCCTTGTATTTGACCTTCCACTAATAAAGGATTTATTGATTTTCCAATATCATGTACTGCTAATAAATCTATTATTTCAACTTGGCCAGTATATTTATCTACCTTTACTTCTGCAAAGCTTGCGGAGTAAGTTCCAGGATTCGCAGGAGATTCATATCTTTCAAATACTGATAGCGATTCATGATATTTTAATTCCAATTCAATTGCAATTTCTCCATAAGTGTATTTTTCTTCTGAATTCTTTTCATAAATAATTCCATTTGTAGCTATCACATTTTCTTTTCTGCAATTTTTGAGCTTACAAAATGAATCTATAAGTTTTTTCTTAAGTTTTTCGCCAGCTGATTTAACAGCACCACCACATACAAAAGTTACTCTACTTGCTTGAGTTCCAGCAGAATCATAAGGAGATGTAATAGTATCAACTTCTAAAACTCTAACTTTATCCATATTTATGTCAAGAGATTCTGAGGCTATTTGCTGCATTGTTGTTACGGTACCGCATCCTTGCTCATGTATACCTATCTTTACTAGTACGCTACCATCTGAAAATATACTCATATCTACATTTGTAAAATCAGGATGAGCACCTTTGTATCCATTTCCATGAGCTCCACAAGCCATTCCTACTCCATAAGCATATCTATGGGTATTTTTATTTTTAATATTTTGACGCTTGTTTTTCCAATCAAATTTTTTCATTCCATTTATAACGCATTCGATGATTTTTGTATTTCCGATTTCAGTTCCACCAGTAGGATCCTTTGCTCCTTCTTTTACAAGATTTTTAAGTCTAAAATCACAAGGGTCCATTCCTATTTTTTTTGCAACATTATCGATATTTATCTCTGTTATTGCATGAGCTTGAGGTGAACCATATCCTCTGCATGGACCTCCAGGTATTGTGTTTGTATAGTACGTATTTCCTTCATAATACTGATCTTGAATGTCATATAATCTAAATAGTTTTTTGCCCAAAGCCATTGCAATAGCACTTGAATTAGTGTAATACGCTCCACCATCAATATCTACAACTATCTTTCTACCTAAAATTTTACCATCTGCTTTTATAGCTGTTTCAACACTTATTTCAGTTGCATTCCTACTTCTTGTTCCTAATATAGCATCTTTTCTATCCATATAAAGCATTACTGGTCGATTGAGTTTATATGCTGCAAATGCACATATTGGTTCCAATACAGTATGCCCTTTCCCTCCAAAAGAACCTCCCATAGCAGCCTTTATAACTCTCACTCTATTAAAAGGAATATTTAATACACTAGCTACATGGTATTGTATTTGAAAAGCTGTTTGGCATGGACTCCAAACAACCAAACTTCCCTGTTCATCTAATTCACTTAGACATATGTGTGGTTCTATTGCAGAATGATGTATTTTCGGCGTTTTCCCTGTATCTCTTATAATAAAATCTGCATCTTTAAATTTTTCTTCATAATTTCCGCAATTTATTTTTTTTGCAAAAGCTAAATTTGTATTTCCATTAACAGTTGCTGCATTTTGTTTTGCTTGATTTATTCCTATTACACTATCAAGCTCTATATAAGCAATACTTAGTTTAGATATAGCTTTTTGTACAGCTTTTTTGCTTGTTCCTACTACTAATGCTATTCTATCTCCTACAAATCTTGCTTTATTACACAATAAGTACTCATCTTGAAATTCCTTTGCACCAGCATACCATTCATGTGAATTATATAAAACATGTGGAACATCATCATATGTATATATTGCTTCAATACCTTCAACTTTTATAGCTTCGCTTTTATCAACTTCTATTTCAGCATGAGGTTTTTTGCTTAAAACTAATTTTGCATAAAGCATGTTATGTCTTTTCATATCACATATAAATTTTGTTTTACCGGTAGCTTTATCATATGAATCTTCCCTAATAACACTTTTACCTACATATTTTAATTGTTCCATATTTATCTCCTTAATTTATTCAATATATCCTCTATTAATCCTTCTGCTGCTATCTTTTTATAATGTTTTGAACTTCTATTTGGTATAGCATTCTCTATTTGCATATAAACTGCTTCATGTAAATCTTCATGATTAATATTTTTAATATTTTTATATAATAATTTTTCCTCAATGAGTTTTGCTTTAATCGGTTTAGGTCC
This region includes:
- a CDS encoding xanthine dehydrogenase family protein molybdopterin-binding subunit, with translation MEQLKYVGKSVIREDSYDKATGKTKFICDMKRHNMLYAKLVLSKKPHAEIEVDKSEAIKVEGIEAIYTYDDVPHVLYNSHEWYAGAKEFQDEYLLCNKARFVGDRIALVVGTSKKAVQKAISKLSIAYIELDSVIGINQAKQNAATVNGNTNLAFAKKINCGNYEEKFKDADFIIRDTGKTPKIHHSAIEPHICLSELDEQGSLVVWSPCQTAFQIQYHVASVLNIPFNRVRVIKAAMGGSFGGKGHTVLEPICAFAAYKLNRPVMLYMDRKDAILGTRSRNATEISVETAIKADGKILGRKIVVDIDGGAYYTNSSAIAMALGKKLFRLYDIQDQYYEGNTYYTNTIPGGPCRGYGSPQAHAITEINIDNVAKKIGMDPCDFRLKNLVKEGAKDPTGGTEIGNTKIIECVINGMKKFDWKNKRQNIKNKNTHRYAYGVGMACGAHGNGYKGAHPDFTNVDMSIFSDGSVLVKIGIHEQGCGTVTTMQQIASESLDINMDKVRVLEVDTITSPYDSAGTQASRVTFVCGGAVKSAGEKLKKKLIDSFCKLKNCRKENVIATNGIIYEKNSEEKYTYGEIAIELELKYHESLSVFERYESPANPGTYSASFAEVKVDKYTGQVEIIDLLAVHDIGKSINPLLVEGQIQGGAQFSLGMALLEEIKIDEKGYVKSTNFSKYHMINAPQMPEVRVMTIEGNEPFGPYGAKSVGEIAAVAPGPAVLNAINFALDTNITTYPATPEVIIRNVSR
- a CDS encoding HAL/PAL/TAL family ammonia-lyase; translated protein: MEKLILNGIDLCLDDVYDVAYNNRQVEIDEKALEKAKKARQILFDLAAKGEAVYGLNRGVGWNKDKEFDVDFFETYNRNLLNSHSLGVEPYSTDEEVRAMMLIRLNTALCGSSGVSIEILEHYKDFLNKGIHPRVPRRGSIGEGDITTMSHIGLSIIGEGEVSYKGKIINSKDAMLIEGMYPAVLGPKDGLSIVSSNAQSEAFIGMLVKETEELVEMSNIIYCLGMEGLNGVVQSLDESVNNLRKLKGQIKCAKKCREYLTGSYLYEPHKDRALQDSLSFRCSFAVNGAVYDALDYIKEKLAVLINVTDDNPCIVADEKRVSVSANFEITSLVLGVEMLGIALCHLSKLSCNRMIKLSDPSFTKLTRFLTPNEAKTIAYGTIQKPFAYLDAENRMLANPSSIDQYSLAGNIEDHASNAPLAADKVRKIIDNIRYILGIEAIHAAQAVDLRGNIRMGKVTKEAYRIIRNDIPFLDEDRNLSIDIKKAYEIIKSKKLLF